The genome window GCGACGGGCGTCCCGCGTACGAGCTGAGCAGAGACGCCAGCTCGGAGCGGAAGGCCGGGTCGGCGATCGCGTCGGCGTAGGCCGCGGAGAGCTCGTCGATCGCGGCGATCAGCGATTCGGGCATGTACCGTCCGCCGTAGTCGCCAAACAGTGGACCATGCTGATCACGCAGGCTCATCACGCCTCCAGGAAGCTCTTGAGAGTGGAGACCGGGTCGCCCGTGACGAGCGCCTCACCGATCAGGACGACGTCTGCCCCCGCCGAGCGGTAGTGCGCGACGTCTGCAGGGGTGAGCACAGCGGATTCGGCGATCTTGACGGCGGAGTCCGGAATGCGCTCGACCAGGCGGCCGAACAGGTCGCGGTCGAGCTCGAGCGTCTTCAGGTCACGAGCGTTGACCCCGATCAGCGGGGCACCGAGGTCGATCGCGACCTCGAGCTCATCAGCCGAATGAGTCTCGACCAGAGGCGTCATGCCGAGTTCCGTGATGAACCCGAAGAGGTCGTCGAGCACCGCGCGCTCGAGTCCGGCGACGATCAGCAGCACGAGGTCGGCGCCCGCGGCACGCGCCTCGAGCACCTGGTACCGGTTCGCGATGAAGTCCTTGCGGAGCACCGGCAGCGACACACGGGCGGTGACCGCCTCGAGGTCGGCAAGGCTGCCGCCGAAGCGGCGCTCCTCGGTGAGCACGCTGATGGCCGAGGCTCCCCCGGTCTCGTACAGCGAAGCCTGGAGCGCCGGGTCGGGGATCTCGGCGAGGGCCCCTCGAGACGGGCTCGCTCGCTTGACCTCGGCGATGATCTTGACCTGCTCGGAAGGAGCGAGGAAGGCGAGGGCGTCTTTCGCGGCGGGGCGCGCCAGAGCGTCGCGCTCGACCTCGG of Microbacterium sp. LWH13-1.2 contains these proteins:
- the trpC gene encoding indole-3-glycerol phosphate synthase TrpC, whose amino-acid sequence is MVLADLTAGAVADAERRALTRPLAEVERDALARPAAKDALAFLAPSEQVKIIAEVKRASPSRGALAEIPDPALQASLYETGGASAISVLTEERRFGGSLADLEAVTARVSLPVLRKDFIANRYQVLEARAAGADLVLLIVAGLERAVLDDLFGFITELGMTPLVETHSADELEVAIDLGAPLIGVNARDLKTLELDRDLFGRLVERIPDSAVKIAESAVLTPADVAHYRSAGADVVLIGEALVTGDPVSTLKSFLEA